The genomic DNA TAGGCTGAATTCTAAGAGTATAACGtcactactttaaaaaaaaataataacaaaataaataaataggggAATCCGCATTACTGATGTCTATCTCTTGCTGCTGACTTTATATTTCAGACTAGCTTAAAAACAGATGTTGCACATTAGAAAAACCTCAGCTGTACATAAACCACTGAACTTTATACACTGAACAATACATTTGAAGGTGAATATACGCAGAATCACGCAGCCCCACTTTATAACTAAGATTTGCCTTTATCTATCCCAAGTGGCTCTTTCTATGGCTGGCTATAACAAGCAAACACTCCCAAGGGCTTCAGTTACTGCTCTCTGTTGACAGCTTCCTTATTGATTCCCGGTGCTCTGCGAGTGGCCCTGCTTCGAGCGACAGCTAAATGAAAGCGCTGTtgaaggcagagctgtgcctggtCCAAGCCTTCGAGCCAGGCAAGAAGAGAAGCCAGTTGCAAGGCACATGTTTACCTCTCAAACTGCATTCTATTTATTACCATTTCCCTCTCCCCATCCGTTTCAAAGGCATTTCTGCAACCCTGGGTCCCGTTCTAATCCAGGAGTACCTGACTTTTAACCAACACCGCTGATTTCTAGGGCAGTTAACAGAGAATTCTTGTTCTGCAGCCAGCCCCGCGGTGGCTGTCTGCTGGCTCGGATGGAACACCATGAACAGTTCAGTGACCAGGACACAGCAAGTACTGCAAAAAACGCTCTGTGGCTTGTGGTGTAGAAATAGCATCGCTGATGTCGGGGAAGAGAGGgcacaaaaaaacacttcaaatttCACCGAGGTGCCTGCCAAGCTtctgaacaacaacaagaaaaaataaaaataaaaaaggaataatttgcCTAGGAGATCTATTCCTTATGGACTCTGTAAACATAAAGCCACAAGCtccataaggaaaaaaagaaagcaaaataaaaggtgtTTGAAGACTTCTTTGTTCGCTTTGTGAACATAAAATAGTTTCCTCAGCATTAAATGAAACGGGATAGTAAAACACTAACAGCTTACCTTAGAACCTTCCTTTTTACGATCATGCtgtcaaggggaaaaaaaaagaagaaagaaaaagataagcGAAACCCAAAGTCATTATGCGGGAATTGTTCTGTACACAGTCCTCACCACACGGCCAATTGCCTGGACTCGTTTTCAAAGCAGGCGGACCTACAGCACCGAAAGGCACCGACTTTGCAGCAGGCAGGAACCCGCTGTGTGCCGTGCCCCTGTgatctctccccctcctcagttCTAAATCTTAAGGCAAGGGGAAGTTGTGGTCTCACCAGCTAAGGAAGGCATGGGTTAGATGAGCTTCCTTAAGTGCCATGGATTTAACCGTAGGGAGAAATCTGTTCTAAATGGTGGAAAGAGAAGACCgagctggttttgtttgctcaGCAGAGGCCTTCTTTCCTCATTAGAAATCCTGGCCGATACAGAGACTGGGTAAAAACGGATCTTGCACGTCTTGGTGTGCGTTTACTGGGTTGCAAAAAGGAGAATCACGATTTGTCCACCCCATCCCGTGTCTGAGAGGGCTGTCCCACCCCACGGGGCCTTACCGGGTGGACCTCCCCGATGTAGTACTGCTTGAGCATCTCCCGGGCGTCCGTGGAATGCCCGACGTCTTCAAAGCTCTCCGTGGCATCTTTACCAGCTTGCTCGAGCAGGACCTCTTCTCCACCCGGGTGCTGCAAGAGAAGACTTCAGGTGAGTTAGCAGATGGGTTCCAAAGAGCCTGAGCAGCCCTTCGAGCCCTTCGCAGGCGTTATGGATGTCTCAGGATGATCAGTCAGAGCTACCAGAGACCCAACTGCCCAACCTCTCTCCTTCAGGGCACAGCAAATGGTGTGTGCTGCACAGCCTGGGAAATGCCTTgcataaaacagaaatccttCCAACGAGGCAAAACCCAACTTGTAAATGAAGCCCAGCTTTGACCCCCACAGCCAAGCCATCTTTTCTTGATTCTGCAACTGATTTGGGCAAGAAAATAACACAGGAGGTGTATCCTCACGTGGGTGTTCATGGGCTTCACTGCATGAATCAGACTCACTTGCAGAGGAGCCTCTCCAGTGCAACAACCCCACTGCCAGCAAAGCACGAGAGAACGCTGCCTTCGCGGAGACCAGCGGAACAAATGATGTTCTGCTTCTTCAGATACTACAAAACCCAGCAGTATTTGGCAGACAGCCTCTCTCTGCACACAACTGTACTACGAGGAGTGGGGAAGCACAAAGGAGAAGCACATCACGTTTCCTAGTGGCCTAAGAAGCCACAACCATAATGTGTGCTGGATAGAGCCCAGTGCTGGTGGAGCTACAACTACCCAACAACCACAggagaaagcacagaagaacCAACAGAACACGTTGCTGCTCGACATCACGTTCTGCTTTCAGGAATCCCCAAGTGTTAACAACAGAAGTCGCTCCCCAGTGACATGGCCACGGGCAGCCCGAGCAGCCTTGCAGTTCCCAAGCATACCTGGAGCAATTCTCTGCTCCTTCCCGGGCCGGGCTCTCCCCTAGCACTGTCAATACCAGGATTCCCGGAACAGCCTGGCAATAGGAGGCACCGAGCACGAGGCCAGCGAAGTGCAATCTCTTTACGGTGTGTATGGGAACAAACAGTTCAGTTTGAACTCGCAGCTAATCCAGTTAAACCAATAAAGCCATCAGGCTGCGGAGCGCACACCGGGACCAGCCCAGGTCTGCAAGGCAGCAGGCACGAGACGCACTGCTCGAGCAGAGGGGACGTGCTCACTGCTGCACGAGATTCCTCTGACCCCTACAAGCCTGGGACGGGAGAAGAGATGTCAGGCTACATCTCAGATCAAAGGACTGAAGcacctgtttttctctgtaatagatcattttctccttcccacagACACAGACCAGTTGTCATCGcccctcttcctccagctcgtTTGTTTTTGCTGCCAGAAGTTGAAATATTCTCACTCGGCTCTCACCCTCATACCAAACCTCCTCGTGCAGACACCAAAGCAGCccagctgtgtcctgcagggagttgctgccagctctgcaacCCCACATCACAGCTCTTCGTTCCGAGTAACCCCCTGCACTGTCCAGGCACGCAACATCATCGAGGCGGCGCTTTCTCAGCAGCCACGAAGGGCAAAGTctcagcccagcaggcagcggGGTAGCACTCCAGTTGTGAGGTCGCCTTCGCAGCGACCCCAAGCCAGGCTCCGCTCTGCTGCCCCGCACCACGCTGCCTCTTCTCCTGCTAGGGCTGCTTTGATCTCCGAGGGACTCAGGCAAGGACTGCCCCGGCAGAAATCCAACCcagcagaagaggagaggaggcgATGTCCTGCTGGCAGCCACCAACGAGCTCCCTACAGCCGCGGGTGCCTGTCCCTGTTcccgcaggcagcagcacccccagctcaCACTTTGGgacctggctgcagcaggagggtgcTGTACTTGTTCTGCACAACGTGCACAGGCAGTAATTCAATTTTCAGCTACTTTATAAGCACGCTCACAAAGATCCACAGAAACTAGGGGAAGAAGGGCTGACCATTTACTTTTAGCTCTCTACAGGAAGTCCTTAGGGACGGCTCCTCAGAAATCGCATTTCACGTGGAAAAACGTCAGAACTGAGATTTTGAAGAGATAACCTTGACTTCCTACCCAGCCATCCTCAAAGGGCTGACAAAACCCTGCAGTAACAGGGCACATGGAGCAGCTCTCGGCTTTCAGGGGCAGCCAGTCCCTGCACGCCCAAGGgatgagaaaaacagcaaagtgCGAGAGAGAAGAATGTGAAATTTTACTGCTCTTTATGTGTTTGTTCTGAAGCTTTGCTAAACCCACAAGTAAGAATTATTTACTCATGTACGATCATCCTTAATTGTAATCTCCgagccaaaataaaaaataaaaaaaaaaaaaatcaaaaagcttGTGGGACGTCGTGTTTCTGAAAGGACTCTTTAGTCTAGACAGCCACAACTGCAGCCAGACAGCTCCTACCTCGCCGTACCCGCGCACATGTATAAATAGTCTGCTTCCACAAGTCATTCACCCTGCCACAAAGCTTCCAAaagccacagctcctgcagaaaaACACGAGAACTGCGAGAAGCGCAGCGAGCTCCGAAAACGAGATGTACTTCCAGAGGAAATAAGGGCTGAGGTgaagccttcctcctcctggacAGGAACGGACACAAGCAAACAGGGACCAGAGAGGTGGGCCCGAGCGCCAGCCCGCAGGGGTCCCCCTCGACATCAGCACCAGACAAGGACGAGCACCCAGACACACGGCACTCATCCAGCACACGTCCTTCGAGGCTCGTTGGACATGGAACAGGCTTCCCTGAGAGCTCCTCTGCAGCGCTGCAAGTCAGCGTGAGCAAAACCAGGTCTCTgccatccctcctcctcctgccgcaCGGAGTTGGCTGCAGACACACCCGAGCACGCAGGAATTAAACGCAGAAAGACAAAGGAAGATATTCGATATTGTTTTCCTACCGCTGGTGCAGCACAAAGGTAAGAACTTAAAACCTTGCTGCCTCCTTGGTGTGAGCGACCATCTGACACCTCCCTGCCTGTCCCACTTCACTTTCGGCTCAGATGAAAAGTCTCACATCTAAGTTGTGGCGGGCTCACAACCAAGTGATGTTCTGAAGCAACACACATCCCGACTCCTGTGTGTACGGAGGCAGAACAAATCCCTCTGCACAGGAAAACTGGCGAAAATAATAATGCTACAGCTGGTGCACAGGTGGAAAGCCACAGCTGGTAGCAGCGGTGTGCTGAGGGCACGTGTGAGCAGCACCAGCCCTCGGAGACCTGCTAGGGAGGCTcgcctgccttcctcctcttccccgcTGATCACTCACAGCTCCCTGCCGAGCCAGCCCTTCTTGCTCCAGCAAGTCTGCACTTGCTCTCCTCGCCTACTGCCAACAGGAGCAATGATGTGGATGCCAGAGGTCCAGTTACCcagatttggaagaaaatgagacAATTCCTATAAGGCTGCCTTGGATTTCAGGTAATCCCACCTCCCTTCAGGCACCTGCAGGCTTTCTGGAGCACACCACCTCTCACAAACACTGAGATTTCAGCTGCCCTCTCTGCATTCTCCGTTTTGTTCATGCCCTCGTAATTCAGGAGACTTTTGCTATGTGCTAAACGTCTTAACGTGGTGCCTCTCACACAGGAAAACCCCCCTGTATTTCAGGGAACACCCAGGTTTGGGGTGGCTGGCTAACAGCTggcctgctgctcccagcccgcAGGGACACGCAGCAATATTCGGCAGCAAGGCTTCCTAGAGATAACGCGGTCACTCCAAGGCAACTCCAGTGGAATTCGGCAATCCTGTTCAAATAACCCATGGCCAAAGGCCAGGAAAGGCAACAACCAGACGCTGCTTCAGTGACTACACGGGACCAGGGGGAAATACTCCCCGCTGAAACCCTGAGAGCTGCAGTGGCAACTCAGAGCACTAAGGCAGCACGGTTTATCAGCCAACTGTAACCTTTAAACACGGCAAACATTCCTGGTTCTGATCAGCCACACATTGCTCTGCTGTCACCGCGCTGATTGCAGGGGGGTAGCAGATATAAAGCACGTTTCTGCCGATAAATCAGGCCTTGATCTGTGCTCATAAACTTCACCACGTCGGCGAGGGGTGCACATAGCAGACTGCTGTGCTAGCCATGCTGCCAGTTACCAGCGCAGCCTCGCTGCTTCTCTTCACTAACGTGGGAAAATCTTTATGCCAAAAAGCCAGAAATGGGATAAAGGGCTCCCCAGGTGCCATCCTACACAGAGACTGACAAGAGAAAGGCTGGGATGAGCACGTGGCAGCCATGCTTGGAAACACGGCGTCATTCACACCACGGGCCTGGGGGCAAACACCTCAGAAATGGGATTTGTGaagaagaaaggctttggagATTTTTCTACCTcttaaatctgaaaaacaacaagcaGCGGCTGTAACGGAACACTGCGGCAAGGTGAGACAAGGCACGCGCTTCTTGCAGCTCCTCCTAAGCCCAAGGTGCCTTGTTATTTAGAAACAGGCAGCGAGCTGCTTTTCCACGTTTGTCTTCCCCTGACTCTACCTAACCTTCTTGCATCCGTGACGTCCTTTGCCAAGAATGGGCTGCTCCTGTTGTGTGAACAAACaccatttctttgctttgaaacagGCTCCAGCCAGCCTCCTTGATGTGCCTGGGTTCTTGTGCTCGGCGGTGAGATACAGGCAGGCACGAAGGCTCTCAGACGCTTGTGGACCAGCGAATGctcttcaaaatattcaaaatattgaAAGATTCAAGCAGAGCCGGCTGtccccacagctcccagggATTTGGCAGGCGCTGGATGACCAATTTGGGCTACTGCTGGGGAACCCAAGCACCGGAGGGGGCGTGCATGCAAGGGggggcaggcagctgcctgaGCAACCCTCCTGCAccagggggaagctcctggtGTTGCGGCCTGACCCTTGGCCATGGATCCGAGCACCTCCACCGTGCCTGCAGCTGCATTTAGCGGCTGCCCGAGCTGGAGTCCTGCCCAGCAGGACCCCCCCCGGCTGCCAGCCCCCCAGCAGTGCCTGTGTCTGCCCCCCGCCGTGCTGGCAGCCCCGCAGGCCCCGCCAGGCCCCGCCAGGCCCCGCCAGGCCCCGGGGCGGCCTCCTCAGAGCCCCGccaggccccggccccgctccctgAGGCCTCCCCGCTCCCAGGCCCGACCCCGCACCTCCTCCAGGAAGCGGGTGACGTCGTACACGCGGCCGTGGATGACGAGCCAGGCCTCGCGGCTGCAGTTGCGCCTCGCCACCTCCTGCAGGGTGAACAccggccccgccggccccgccgccgcctcgccgccgccgccctccgcCCGCTTCCCGGCCTCCATGCTGGCCGCCGGCAGCTTCGCGCAGCGCACCGGATCGGCCCGCCGAGGCCGCCGTAGCCGCGCGGTTGGCTCACCGACCAATGAGGAGAGAGAGGACGACGCGGTGGGGTGACTCCGGGCACACGAAACGACCAATAGGAAGGGCGCGGGGAGAGGCGCGGGCCAATAGCGAGCGGCGAgagggagggggcgggaggAGTGAGGGCATGCGCGGTGCGCGGGGTGAGGGCAGAGTAAGGGCAGAGCTGCTCGCTGCAGCTGGCGCGCGTTTGTACTCGATAAAACCCCAAATAAACCCCAAATAAACGATTTGTGCTTCTTCCTCTGCACTTTCCCTGCTGGGGGGGTTTCTCCACGTATTGTGAAAGGCAATCCTGGTATCCTCCCCGCCAGCTCTGGTTTCTGCTGTGCTAAGTGCCCCATTCCCGCTGCCCTGCGGCTGCCCCACGCAGCGCCCCGTGCTCAGACCCAGCCCGGCGGCCCCTGACCGCGGGCAGCTcggcagcacaagcagcagcgGTGGCAGCAAACACCGCCCGTGTGCATTAACCGAGGGGCAGCATCCAGGCGCTGCTCCTCACCACCAGCATCCACCAGGAGCCAGCTGCGACCCGGGAGAGGGGAGTGTGCGGTGACCGGGATGCCCCCTGTCCTtcccctgttttgttttccgCTCTAACTTGGGCAGGACGGAGCCACGAGACCGCAGCAACGTGGGCCCTGTTCCattgaatgttttctttcctccgTAATCACTTCATCGAAAGCCATAAATCAGCCCGCTATGACCGAAAAGCACAAACGTGACTGTAATTTGTGCCTTCCTGCCCGGTGTTTCTTTTGGCACGCACAGCACCAAGCCTTTTCCTGAAGGGGAACTGATGGTGGACATTCCTCGCCCACCGcctgcccccacagcccccgtttcctttccattcctcaCAGAGGATTCAGAGCCCAGCAAGGGGCCGCAGCTCTGTGCCGTTCTGTGTAGTTCTGTGCAGTTCTGTGCCGTTCTGTGCAGTTCTGTGCTCTCTCCAGGAAGCACCTCACGGGGCAGCGTGTGTTGTGGGCACAGCATCCCCAAACTTCTCAGAAACCACAGAGATttctcaggagagcagaggccgtgctggggggggaagcgacctcctgctcctgctgggcctGCTTGGGCTTCCCTTGGGCCGGCGAGGGCGGTGAGGCTCGGGACTCCTGGCCTTGCAGCCCGTCCTTATGTGCTGTGACAGAAATACGGCAACCCCGCGACGGGCACGGCACCCGCACGGCTCCGCCATCCCGAGCATCGACGGAACAGGCCCAGGCCCCGGACCaggccccggccgccccccggaGGCCGCCAGAGGGCGGCAGCGCGGCCGCGGGGCACGCTGGGAGTTGTAGGCACAGCGAGGGGG from Anas acuta chromosome 10, bAnaAcu1.1, whole genome shotgun sequence includes the following:
- the CYB5B gene encoding cytochrome b5 type B; the protein is MEAGKRAEGGGGEAAAGPAGPVFTLQEVARRNCSREAWLVIHGRVYDVTRFLEEHPGGEEVLLEQAGKDATESFEDVGHSTDAREMLKQYYIGEVHPHDRKKEGSKDQNVTSSGQASFWSTWLIPIFGALVIGLMYRYYMLEGRSS